In one Pseudomonas tensinigenes genomic region, the following are encoded:
- the lysM gene encoding peptidoglycan-binding protein LysM, with protein sequence MSLLSFVKEAGEKLLDLLTPGNDNASEQLKEHISKVGLGNPNVQATVDGDKVTVTGEVASQEEKEKILLAVGNIAGVGSVDDQITVTGPVVTAAQFVVVKSGDTLSAISLRVYGDANKYQKIFDANKPMLKDVNKIYPGQTLRIPE encoded by the coding sequence ATGAGTCTTTTAAGTTTTGTAAAAGAAGCCGGTGAAAAGCTGCTCGATCTGCTGACCCCGGGTAACGACAATGCCAGTGAGCAGTTGAAGGAACACATCAGCAAGGTCGGCCTGGGCAATCCGAATGTGCAGGCGACGGTGGATGGCGACAAAGTGACCGTCACCGGTGAAGTCGCGAGTCAGGAAGAGAAAGAGAAGATTCTGCTGGCGGTGGGCAATATTGCCGGTGTTGGCAGCGTGGATGATCAGATCACCGTGACCGGCCCGGTTGTCACTGCCGCACAATTTGTCGTGGTCAAGTCGGGTGACACCCTCAGCGCGATTTCTCTGCGTGTGTACGGGGATGCCAACAAGTATCAGAAAATTTTCGATGCCAACAAACCAATGCTCAAGGATGTGAACAAAATCTATCCAGGGCAGACACTGCGTATTCCTGAGTAA
- the yrfG gene encoding GMP/IMP nucleotidase, which translates to MPSLPWSDIDTVLLDMDGTLLDLHFDNHFWLEHLPQRYAELHGVSRAMAEMELQPLFERHAGQLQWYCLDFWSAELKLSVRELKLETAHLIALRPDADTFLDAIKRAGKRVFMITNAHRDSLSLKLERIELAAYFERLISSHDYGFPKENPQFWDALQADIGFDPARSLFIDDTLPILRSARDFGVAHLLAVKEPDSRKGPKDTAEFAAVEDYRDLIAGL; encoded by the coding sequence ATGCCTTCATTACCGTGGTCCGACATCGATACCGTTCTGCTCGACATGGACGGCACGCTGCTGGATCTGCACTTCGACAATCATTTCTGGCTGGAACACCTGCCCCAGCGTTACGCCGAACTGCACGGGGTCAGCCGGGCCATGGCCGAAATGGAGCTGCAGCCGTTGTTCGAACGGCATGCCGGTCAGTTGCAGTGGTATTGCCTGGATTTCTGGAGTGCCGAGCTGAAGTTGTCGGTGCGTGAATTGAAGCTGGAAACCGCGCACCTGATTGCCTTGCGGCCGGATGCCGATACCTTTCTGGACGCGATCAAACGCGCCGGCAAACGGGTGTTCATGATCACCAACGCGCACCGCGATTCACTGTCGCTGAAGCTGGAACGGATCGAACTGGCAGCGTACTTCGAACGGCTGATCAGCTCGCATGATTACGGTTTTCCCAAGGAAAATCCGCAGTTCTGGGATGCCTTGCAGGCCGATATCGGCTTTGATCCGGCGCGTAGCCTGTTTATCGACGATACCTTGCCGATTCTGCGCAGTGCGCGGGATTTTGGTGTGGCGCATTTGTTGGCGGTGAAGGAGCCGGACAGTCGCAAGGGGCCGAAGGACACGGCTGAGTTTGCGGCGGTTGAGGATTATCGGGATTTGATTGCAGGGCTTTGA
- the nudE gene encoding ADP compounds hydrolase NudE: MRQKPTVLAREIVATSRLFCVEELKLRFSNGVERTYERLVGKGAGYGAVMIVAMLDAEHAVLVEEYCGGTDEYELSLPKGLIEPGEDVLAAAERELKEEAGFGARQLEHLTELSLSPGYMSQKIQVVLATDLYEERLEGDEPEPMRVDKVNLRELSSLALNPQFSEGRALAALYLARDLLTQRGFFAS; the protein is encoded by the coding sequence ATGCGCCAGAAACCCACCGTACTTGCCCGCGAGATCGTCGCCACCAGTCGCCTGTTTTGCGTCGAAGAACTCAAGCTGCGTTTTTCCAACGGCGTGGAACGCACTTACGAGCGTCTGGTCGGCAAAGGTGCGGGCTACGGCGCGGTGATGATCGTGGCGATGCTGGATGCCGAACACGCGGTGCTGGTCGAAGAGTATTGCGGCGGTACTGACGAATATGAGTTGTCCCTGCCCAAAGGCCTGATCGAGCCCGGCGAGGATGTATTGGCAGCGGCCGAGCGCGAACTCAAGGAAGAGGCCGGTTTTGGCGCGCGACAACTGGAACATCTGACCGAGCTGTCGCTGTCGCCCGGTTACATGAGCCAGAAGATTCAGGTGGTCCTGGCCACTGATTTGTACGAAGAGCGTCTGGAAGGCGACGAGCCCGAGCCGATGCGCGTCGACAAAGTGAACCTGCGCGAATTGTCGTCGCTGGCGCTCAATCCGCAGTTTTCCGAAGGCCGCGCGCTGGCGGCACTTTATTTGGCCCGGGATCTGCTGACCCAACGAGGGTTCTTTGCGTCATGA
- the cysQ gene encoding 3'(2'),5'-bisphosphate nucleotidase CysQ codes for MSMKFPHPLMASVVELALQAGEAILPFWRSGVEVTAKSDDSPVTAADLAAHHLIVAGLTALDPSIPVLSEEDANIPQSVRAGWQRWWLVDPLDGTKEFISGSEEFTVNIALIENGRVVFGVVSMPTNGRFYVGGAGLGAWRCDKGGTPVAIQVRDVPGPGEAFTVVASRRHSSPEQERLLAGLSASLGELQLANIGSSLKFCLLAEGAADCYPRLAPTSQWDTAAAQGVLEGAGGEVLDLRGAAFCYPARESLLNEFFLALPAKAAWRSRLLELAQG; via the coding sequence ATGTCGATGAAATTTCCCCACCCGCTGATGGCGTCCGTGGTTGAACTGGCATTACAGGCCGGCGAGGCGATTTTGCCGTTCTGGCGCTCCGGCGTTGAAGTCACGGCCAAGTCCGATGACTCGCCGGTGACGGCGGCGGATCTGGCCGCGCATCACCTGATCGTCGCCGGGCTGACGGCGCTGGATCCGAGCATTCCGGTGTTGTCGGAAGAGGACGCCAACATTCCCCAGAGCGTACGCGCCGGCTGGCAGCGCTGGTGGCTGGTGGATCCGCTGGATGGCACCAAGGAGTTCATCAGCGGCAGTGAAGAGTTCACTGTGAACATCGCGCTGATCGAGAACGGTCGCGTGGTGTTTGGCGTGGTGTCGATGCCAACCAATGGTCGTTTCTACGTGGGAGGTGCCGGTCTTGGTGCGTGGCGCTGCGACAAGGGCGGCACGCCGGTTGCGATTCAGGTGCGTGATGTGCCGGGGCCGGGAGAGGCGTTTACCGTGGTGGCCAGCCGTCGGCATTCGAGTCCCGAGCAAGAGCGTTTGTTGGCCGGGCTGAGTGCGAGTCTGGGCGAGTTGCAATTGGCCAATATCGGCAGCTCATTGAAGTTTTGCCTGCTGGCGGAAGGCGCGGCGGATTGCTATCCGCGCCTGGCACCGACTTCGCAGTGGGACACAGCGGCGGCGCAGGGTGTGCTGGAAGGTGCGGGCGGTGAGGTGTTGGATCTGCGTGGGGCAGCGTTCTGTTATCCGGCGCGGGAATCGCTGTTGAACGAGTTCTTTTTGGCGCTGCCGGCGAAGGCGGCGTGGCGTTCCAGATTGTTGGAGTTGGCTCAGGGTTAA
- a CDS encoding YiiD C-terminal domain-containing protein produces MSTDSRYLESVLHHDIPLTRDMGLKVLAWHEQQLSLHLPLDPNVNHKSTMFGGSLYCGAVLAGWGWLHLRLKEEGITDGHIVIQEGQISYPLPVTGDAVAICPAPDSAVWKKFLAMYRRYGRARLALETRIVNAGRDEDAVTFTGQYVLHR; encoded by the coding sequence ATGAGCACAGACAGTCGCTATCTGGAGTCGGTTCTGCATCACGACATTCCCCTGACCCGGGACATGGGGCTGAAAGTGCTTGCCTGGCATGAGCAGCAGTTGAGTCTGCATCTGCCACTCGATCCGAACGTCAACCACAAGAGCACCATGTTCGGCGGCAGTCTTTACTGCGGCGCGGTGCTGGCCGGTTGGGGCTGGTTGCATTTGCGCTTGAAGGAAGAAGGAATCACCGACGGGCACATCGTGATTCAGGAGGGGCAGATCAGTTATCCGCTTCCGGTCACTGGAGATGCCGTGGCGATTTGCCCGGCGCCGGATTCAGCGGTGTGGAAGAAGTTTCTGGCGATGTATCGGCGTTATGGGCGGGCGCGGTTGGCGCTGGAAACGCGAATCGTAAATGCGGGTAGAGATGAGGATGCAGTGACGTTTACCGGGCAGTACGTTTTGCATCGCTGA
- a CDS encoding sigma-54-dependent transcriptional regulator: MTIDNRIQVVLIDDDPHLRQALGQTLDLAGLKILPLSEAKGLAAQLERDWPGVVVSDIRMPGMDGLELLSELHAQDPELPVLLITGHGDVPLAVQAMRAGAYDFLEKPFASDALLDSVRRALALRRLVLDNRSLRLALSDRNELSARLVGHSTPMLRLREQIGALAATKADVLILGETGAGKEVVARALHDLSSRRNGPFVAINAGALAESVVESELFGHEPGAFTGAQKRRIGKFEFANGGTLFLDEIESMSMDVQVKLLRMLQERVVERLGGNQLIPLDIRVIAATKEDLRQAADQGRFRADLYYRLNVAPLRIPPLRERGEDALVLFQHYADEASARHGLPPHELQPAQRALLLRHTWPGNVRELQNAAERFALGLELALDNSGAEGAGATVEVTGGGLSEQVENFEKSLIAAELGRSHSSVRSLAEALGIPRKTLHDKLRKHGLNFGDSSHGDENE, from the coding sequence ATGACCATCGACAATCGCATTCAGGTGGTGTTGATCGACGACGATCCGCACCTGCGTCAGGCCCTCGGCCAGACCCTGGATCTGGCCGGCCTGAAAATCTTGCCGCTGTCCGAGGCCAAGGGCCTGGCCGCACAGCTGGAGCGTGACTGGCCGGGTGTGGTGGTCAGCGATATCCGCATGCCGGGGATGGACGGTCTCGAATTGCTCAGCGAACTGCACGCGCAGGATCCCGAACTGCCGGTGCTGCTGATCACCGGCCACGGCGACGTACCGCTGGCGGTGCAGGCTATGCGCGCCGGCGCTTATGACTTTCTCGAAAAACCTTTCGCCAGCGACGCACTGCTCGACAGCGTGCGCCGCGCCCTCGCCTTGCGCCGACTGGTGCTGGACAACCGCAGCCTGCGCCTGGCCCTCAGCGATCGCAACGAATTGAGTGCACGTCTGGTCGGCCACTCCACGCCCATGCTGCGTCTGCGTGAGCAGATCGGCGCGCTGGCCGCGACCAAAGCTGATGTGCTGATCCTCGGCGAAACCGGCGCCGGTAAAGAAGTGGTCGCCCGTGCGCTGCACGATTTGTCCAGCCGCCGTAACGGCCCGTTCGTGGCGATCAACGCCGGCGCACTGGCCGAGTCGGTGGTGGAAAGCGAACTGTTCGGCCACGAACCCGGCGCGTTCACCGGTGCGCAAAAACGCCGGATCGGCAAGTTCGAATTCGCCAATGGCGGCACGCTGTTTCTCGATGAAATCGAAAGCATGAGCATGGACGTGCAGGTGAAGTTACTGCGCATGTTGCAGGAGCGCGTCGTCGAGCGCTTGGGCGGCAATCAACTGATCCCGCTGGACATCCGCGTCATCGCCGCGACCAAGGAAGACCTGCGTCAGGCCGCCGATCAAGGACGCTTCCGCGCCGACTTGTATTACCGCCTCAACGTCGCGCCACTGCGCATCCCGCCGCTGCGCGAACGCGGCGAAGATGCGCTGGTGCTGTTCCAGCATTACGCCGATGAAGCCAGCGCCCGCCACGGCCTGCCGCCCCACGAACTGCAACCGGCACAGCGCGCCTTGCTGCTGCGCCACACCTGGCCGGGCAACGTGCGCGAACTGCAGAATGCCGCCGAACGCTTTGCTCTTGGACTGGAACTGGCGCTGGATAACAGCGGCGCCGAAGGTGCCGGCGCCACCGTGGAAGTCACTGGCGGCGGGCTCAGCGAGCAGGTGGAAAATTTCGAAAAATCCTTGATCGCTGCCGAACTGGGGCGCTCCCACAGTTCAGTGCGCAGCCTCGCCGAAGCCTTGGGCATTCCGCGCAAAACCCTGCATGACAAATTGCGCAAGCATGGCCTCAACTTCGGCGACAGTAGCCATGGGGACGAGAACGAATGA
- a CDS encoding sensor histidine kinase yields the protein MKPTLPPRPRWRSLALLALCLAPLLWPLEHLAERYYRSELAGQNRQTLDLYVANLLGTLHRYEVLPQILGDLPALRAVLGAPDDGVTQGNANRLLKNIAAQTGAEVMYLMDTSGQTLAASNWDKHDSFVGRNFSFRPYFSEAMAGRLGRFFGLGTTSAKRGYFFAAAVRNGEKIIGVLVIKVDLDHTESLWGKTPEQLLVTDHNGVVILTSRPEWRFRSTRNLSDSERSAITAIQPYPTRDPRPLNLSPTAWLIQTHDIAETGWSVSILAPRTLIDRPVRTVVAIGGATLLVLMLLLGLMMQRRRHYLERIAFEAKARRELEGRVAERTSDLEGLNRRLKEEVLEREQAQQELVRAQDDLVQAGKLSALGTMSASISHELNQPLAAIRSYAENAEVLLDHQRTDDARGNLKLISELTGRMASIIAHLRAFARRDRHAPESVALQPALDDALALLAKRRRSMEVELIRDLPAATLWVEAGETRLRQVLGNLLANALDALTEKGPPRKLWLSAESTAEGVNLYIRDNGPGFCMEALGRASEPFYTTKTRTQGLGLGLAICETLMRAFGGELSFANHKQGGALITLRLRAGAPGVSLQPSEDRSA from the coding sequence ATGAAACCAACCCTTCCCCCCAGACCTCGCTGGCGCAGTCTCGCCCTGCTGGCCCTGTGTCTGGCGCCGCTGTTGTGGCCGCTGGAACATCTCGCCGAGCGCTATTACCGCAGCGAACTGGCCGGCCAGAACCGCCAGACCCTCGACCTGTACGTCGCCAACCTGCTGGGCACCCTGCACCGCTATGAAGTGTTGCCGCAAATCCTCGGCGACCTGCCGGCGCTGCGCGCGGTACTCGGTGCGCCGGACGACGGCGTCACCCAAGGCAATGCCAATCGCCTGCTGAAGAACATTGCCGCGCAGACTGGCGCCGAAGTCATGTACCTGATGGACACCAGCGGCCAGACACTGGCGGCGTCGAACTGGGACAAGCACGACAGTTTTGTCGGCCGCAATTTTTCGTTCCGTCCCTACTTCAGCGAAGCCATGGCCGGACGTCTCGGGCGCTTCTTCGGCCTCGGCACCACGTCGGCCAAACGCGGTTATTTCTTCGCCGCCGCCGTGCGTAACGGCGAAAAGATCATCGGCGTGCTGGTGATCAAGGTCGACCTCGACCACACCGAAAGTCTGTGGGGCAAAACCCCGGAACAACTGTTGGTCACCGACCACAACGGCGTGGTCATCCTCACCTCGCGCCCCGAATGGCGCTTTCGCTCGACCCGTAATTTGAGCGACAGCGAACGCTCGGCGATCACTGCCATCCAGCCCTACCCGACCCGCGATCCGCGCCCGCTTAACCTTAGCCCGACGGCGTGGCTGATCCAGACCCACGACATTGCCGAAACAGGCTGGAGCGTCAGCATCCTTGCCCCGCGCACGCTGATTGATCGCCCGGTACGGACCGTGGTTGCCATCGGCGGGGCCACGTTGTTGGTACTGATGCTATTGCTCGGTCTGATGATGCAGCGCCGTCGGCATTATCTGGAACGCATCGCGTTCGAGGCCAAGGCACGCCGCGAACTGGAAGGCCGCGTCGCCGAGCGCACCAGCGACCTCGAAGGCCTCAACCGGCGTTTGAAAGAAGAAGTACTGGAGCGTGAACAGGCCCAGCAGGAACTGGTGCGCGCCCAGGACGATCTGGTCCAGGCCGGCAAGTTGTCGGCGCTGGGCACCATGTCAGCGAGCATCAGCCACGAACTCAATCAGCCGCTGGCAGCGATCCGCAGCTACGCGGAAAACGCCGAGGTGTTGCTCGATCATCAGCGCACCGACGATGCACGCGGCAACCTCAAACTGATCAGCGAACTGACCGGGCGCATGGCCTCGATCATCGCCCACCTGCGCGCCTTTGCCCGCCGCGATCGCCACGCGCCGGAAAGCGTTGCCCTGCAACCGGCGCTCGACGATGCCCTGGCCTTGCTGGCCAAACGGCGCCGCAGCATGGAGGTTGAGCTGATCCGCGATCTGCCGGCCGCCACGCTGTGGGTCGAGGCTGGAGAAACGCGCCTGCGCCAGGTGCTCGGCAATCTGCTCGCCAACGCCCTCGATGCCCTCACCGAAAAAGGCCCGCCGCGCAAACTGTGGTTGAGTGCCGAATCCACCGCCGAGGGCGTCAATCTGTACATTCGCGACAACGGCCCAGGGTTCTGCATGGAAGCCCTCGGCCGCGCCAGCGAGCCCTTCTACACCACCAAGACCCGCACTCAGGGCTTGGGTTTGGGGCTGGCAATCTGTGAAACGCTGATGCGCGCCTTCGGTGGTGAACTGTCGTTTGCCAACCACAAGCAAGGTGGCGCCTTGATTACCCTGCGACTGCGCGCCGGTGCGCCCGGGGTCAGCCTGCAACCGTCCGAGGATCGAAGTGCATGA
- the rfbC gene encoding dTDP-4-dehydrorhamnose 3,5-epimerase, with protein sequence MNVITTDLPGVLIIEPKVFGDERGFFYESFNAKAFQNATGLDTQFVQDNHSRSQKGVLRGLHYQLQNTQGKLVRVTVGEVLDVAVDIRRSSPHFGKWVAVRLSADNHRQLWVPEGFAHGFVVLSEFAEFLYKTTDYYTPSAERSIRWDDPDLAIDWQLDEAPKLSAKDQAAAFFKDADVFA encoded by the coding sequence ATGAATGTAATCACCACCGACCTGCCCGGTGTCCTGATCATCGAACCCAAGGTGTTTGGTGACGAACGCGGGTTTTTCTACGAAAGTTTCAATGCCAAGGCTTTCCAGAACGCAACGGGGCTGGACACGCAATTCGTTCAGGACAACCACTCGCGCTCGCAAAAAGGCGTATTGCGTGGTCTGCATTACCAACTGCAAAACACCCAGGGCAAACTGGTCCGCGTAACTGTCGGTGAAGTATTGGATGTCGCCGTGGACATTCGCCGCAGCTCACCGCACTTCGGTAAATGGGTGGCCGTGCGCCTGTCGGCAGACAACCACCGTCAGTTGTGGGTCCCGGAAGGTTTCGCCCACGGCTTCGTCGTGCTGAGCGAGTTCGCCGAATTCCTCTACAAGACCACCGATTACTACACTCCGTCGGCAGAACGCAGCATTCGCTGGGACGATCCGGATCTGGCCATCGATTGGCAACTGGACGAAGCCCCGAAGCTGTCCGCCAAGGATCAGGCTGCAGCCTTCTTCAAGGACGCTGACGTCTTCGCCTGA
- a CDS encoding aminotransferase, whose product MPLATLIHRASLPSPQVSAEQARQWLAEHYGLSGTLRALGSQQDLNFRVDSPRGRFVLKICRGDYALVELQAQHAGLKYLAEHSAVTVPRVIVANNGEDLLSLEVGGEAVHVRLLDYIEGQPLTHLDHLGRDVVAGFGRLCGEMDLALAGFDHPGLERTLQWDSRHASALISHLLPVIKDEQQRALIADAAEQAERRLQPLRGKLPVQAIHMDITDDNAVWMRDAQRHWQLQGVIDFGDLVRTWRITDLSVTCAALLHHAGGDPFVILPAVQAYHAVNPLQHEELQALWPLIVARAAVLVLSGEQQVSIDPTNAYSRDNLSHEWEIFRVATSVPQALMEAAILTAVGHALPAIDSAGFAPLLPGLVGREFALIDLGVLSPHFEAGNWEQEGIDQHLLNEAAAAHGLAASRYGQYRLSRTRPDCAVEPDTFPLHVELRVPDGTTVEAPFAGVVHQAADGVLQLDGPQLSVRLWGVTPSLHSGAALVKGQVLGAVSGPLRVQLCRGAQLNAPLFCTPVHAPAWQALCPSPAALLGLACDAEPELDAKTLLERRDASFARTQKHYYVDPPRIERGWRNHLIDMQGRSYLDMLNNVAVLGHGHPRMAAVAARQWSLLNTNSRFNYAAVAEFSERLLKLAPEGMDRVFLVNSGSEANDLAIRLAWAYSGGRDMISVLEAYHGWTIGADAVSTSIADNPKALESRPDWVHPVPAPNTYRGEFRGLDSAPDYVRSVEHHLAKLAEQKRQLAGFICEPVYGNAGGISLPPGYLKQVYALVRAQGGVCIADEVQVGYGRMGHFFWGFEEQGVVPDIICMAKGMGNGQPLGAVITRREIAEALEAEGYFFSSAGGSPVSCQIGMAVLDVMEEEKLWENAQVVGGHFKARLEALIDKHPLVGAVHGSGFYLGLELIRNRETLEAATEETAVLCDRLRELGIFMQPTGDDLNILKIKPPMVTSRQSVDFFVDMLDQVLSEGL is encoded by the coding sequence ATGCCGCTCGCCACTTTGATTCATCGCGCCAGTTTGCCCAGCCCGCAGGTGTCTGCCGAGCAGGCCCGGCAATGGCTGGCGGAGCATTACGGGCTCAGCGGCACGTTGCGGGCTCTTGGCAGTCAGCAGGATCTGAATTTTCGCGTCGACAGCCCACGCGGGCGCTTTGTGCTGAAAATCTGCCGAGGCGATTACGCCCTGGTGGAGCTGCAAGCCCAGCATGCCGGCCTCAAGTACCTGGCTGAGCATTCTGCGGTGACGGTGCCGCGAGTGATCGTCGCCAATAACGGCGAAGACCTGCTGTCACTGGAGGTTGGGGGCGAAGCCGTTCATGTGCGGCTGCTGGATTACATCGAGGGCCAGCCGCTCACGCATCTCGATCACTTGGGGCGCGACGTGGTAGCGGGGTTTGGCCGGCTGTGCGGTGAGATGGATCTGGCGTTGGCCGGGTTCGACCATCCGGGCCTTGAGCGCACGTTGCAGTGGGATTCCCGCCACGCCAGTGCACTGATCAGCCATCTGCTGCCGGTGATCAAGGATGAGCAGCAACGCGCATTGATTGCCGATGCCGCCGAACAGGCCGAGCGCCGTTTGCAGCCGTTGCGGGGCAAGCTGCCGGTGCAGGCGATCCACATGGACATCACCGATGACAATGCCGTTTGGATGCGAGATGCCCAGCGGCACTGGCAGTTGCAGGGCGTGATCGATTTTGGCGATCTGGTGCGCACCTGGCGTATCACCGATCTGTCGGTGACGTGTGCGGCGTTGTTGCATCACGCCGGTGGTGATCCGTTTGTCATCCTGCCGGCGGTGCAGGCCTACCACGCGGTCAACCCGCTGCAACATGAGGAGCTGCAAGCGCTGTGGCCATTGATCGTCGCGCGCGCGGCGGTATTGGTGCTTAGTGGCGAGCAACAGGTCAGCATCGACCCGACGAATGCTTACAGCCGCGACAACCTCAGCCATGAGTGGGAAATCTTCAGGGTGGCGACATCGGTGCCACAGGCGCTGATGGAAGCGGCGATCCTCACGGCCGTCGGTCACGCATTGCCGGCGATCGACAGCGCAGGTTTTGCGCCATTGCTGCCCGGTCTGGTCGGGCGTGAATTTGCGCTGATCGATCTCGGTGTCCTCAGCCCGCATTTCGAGGCCGGCAACTGGGAGCAGGAGGGTATCGATCAGCACCTGTTGAACGAAGCGGCGGCGGCCCATGGTTTGGCGGCGAGCCGTTATGGTCAGTACCGTTTGTCGCGCACTCGTCCCGACTGTGCCGTTGAACCGGACACCTTCCCGCTGCACGTGGAATTGCGCGTGCCCGATGGCACCACCGTGGAGGCGCCGTTCGCTGGCGTCGTGCATCAGGCAGCTGACGGCGTGCTGCAACTGGATGGCCCGCAACTCAGCGTGCGCCTGTGGGGCGTGACACCGTCGCTGCACAGCGGCGCGGCGCTGGTCAAAGGTCAGGTGCTGGGTGCGGTCAGCGGCCCGTTGCGAGTGCAGTTGTGTCGGGGCGCGCAGCTCAATGCGCCGTTATTTTGCACCCCGGTGCATGCTCCGGCGTGGCAGGCGCTGTGCCCATCGCCGGCCGCATTGTTGGGGCTGGCCTGCGATGCCGAGCCGGAGCTGGACGCGAAAACGTTACTCGAACGCCGCGATGCCAGTTTCGCCCGCACCCAGAAACACTACTACGTCGACCCACCGCGCATCGAACGTGGCTGGCGCAATCATCTGATTGACATGCAGGGCCGCTCCTATCTGGACATGCTCAACAACGTGGCGGTGCTCGGTCATGGTCACCCGCGCATGGCAGCGGTCGCGGCGCGCCAATGGTCGCTGCTCAACACCAACTCGCGGTTCAACTATGCGGCGGTCGCGGAGTTTTCCGAGCGCCTGCTGAAACTGGCGCCGGAAGGCATGGATCGAGTGTTTCTGGTCAACAGCGGCAGCGAGGCCAACGACCTGGCGATTCGTCTGGCGTGGGCCTATAGCGGCGGTCGTGACATGATCAGCGTGCTCGAGGCCTATCACGGCTGGACCATTGGCGCCGATGCGGTCTCGACGTCGATTGCCGACAACCCGAAAGCCCTTGAAAGTCGCCCGGACTGGGTGCATCCGGTACCTGCGCCAAACACTTATCGCGGTGAATTCCGTGGCCTCGATTCGGCGCCGGATTACGTGCGCAGCGTTGAGCATCACCTGGCAAAACTCGCCGAGCAGAAGCGCCAGTTGGCCGGATTTATCTGCGAGCCGGTGTACGGCAATGCCGGCGGTATTTCATTGCCGCCGGGTTATCTGAAGCAGGTGTACGCGCTGGTACGCGCGCAAGGCGGCGTGTGCATCGCCGACGAAGTGCAGGTCGGTTACGGGCGCATGGGCCACTTCTTCTGGGGCTTTGAAGAGCAGGGCGTGGTGCCGGACATCATTTGCATGGCCAAGGGCATGGGCAACGGTCAACCGCTGGGTGCGGTCATCACGCGGCGGGAAATTGCCGAGGCGCTGGAGGCCGAGGGCTATTTCTTCTCATCGGCGGGCGGCAGTCCGGTGAGCTGCCAGATCGGCATGGCGGTGCTCGATGTCATGGAAGAAGAAAAACTCTGGGAGAACGCTCAGGTGGTCGGTGGCCACTTCAAGGCGCGGCTCGAAGCGTTGATCGATAAACATCCGCTGGTGGGCGCGGTGCACGGTTCCGGGTTCTATCTGGGACTTGAGCTGATCCGCAATCGCGAGACGCTGGAAGCGGCGACCGAAGAAACTGCTGTGCTGTGCGATCGCCTGCGCGAGTTGGGGATTTTCATGCAGCCGACCGGTGATGATCTGAACATTCTCAAGATCAAGCCGCCGATGGTGACGTCGCGTCAGAGTGTGGATTTCTTTGTCGATATGCTCGATCAAGTCCTCAGCGAAGGTCTGTAA